The proteins below are encoded in one region of Bacillus vallismortis:
- a CDS encoding type I polyketide synthase: MSNSHYANHGAEIAVIGMAGRFPGAKNVQEFWSNLKNAKETISFFTDEELKEEGVNEELLNDPRFVKAKGIVEDVDLFDAGFFDYTPKEAAMMDPQFRIFHECVWTALEDAGYDPFTYKGQIGLYTGAGLNAEWVLRALQGAKSGEDSKTLETAVLNMRDYMATLISYKLNLKGPSMMVQTACSTSMVSIHLAAQALLNGDCHMAVAGGVSIRLPQKSGYLYQEGMIHSPDGHCRVFDDEAAGTVFGDGAGAVILKTLEDAEADGDHIYAVIKGTAINNDGSRKVGYTAPSTKGQVTAVKTALHMAEVEPETITYVEAHGTGTTLGDPIEIEALKQAYQTDRRGYCRIGSVKSNIGHLNDASGVAGFMKAVLSLKYKVIPPTLNFEKPNAKIDFEQSPFVVNTKLTPWEENEFPRRAGVSSFGIGGTNAHVILEEAPAQQKAAERHDAELLLLSAKTPAALNSMTDRLSNYLVKNPQANLADAAYTLKVGRHSFPYKKAIVAADVPELLQAIHENDYESVKTGSSQSASRPVVFLFPGQGAQYVDMAKGLYDTVSIFKEELDACFDILKNHMDTDPSTVLFSDNNQHDAKLINQTEYTQPLLFCIEYALAKMLIHWGIKPKAMAGHSIGEYTAAAISGVLSLEDALDIISYRGAALQNLPSGSMLSVSLSEADIKPYTDGTISIAAVNASDSCVVSGESSVIDALERKLNAEGHSCRKLHTSHAFHSYMMEPVLESMKQKLSAYQFKKQKIPFVSNVTGDWITDEEAGDPSYWADHLRGTVRFMNCAKRLKEELDPIFIEVGPGNALRSFVSKLYQAEDKQHIAIQLMRHPKEAASDYRYLLSRLGEMWLHGVPVDWTAFYDQEQCQLIPLPTYPFERERYWIGRTKEQAGTPVEENFQLLVPEQANDGKTADTESDVQFNETEAVLAAMWKDILGVKRVTLDTHFFETGGHSLNAAGLISRIHKEFGAELTLSDVFQHPTIRGLAALIERADRNQYTSIQPSEKKDVYRLSAAQRRTYLIHQRIGQVTTYNMPMALLCFGKIDAARFEDTFKKLIERHETLRTTFEIKDGEPVQRIHQNFEFSIEQTEAKMDELDDEISSFIRPFDLKVSPLIRVKFVKIEEEKHALLVDMHNIVADGASMNIFIKEFTQLYRGEQLPENIIQYKDYAEWQQTFFNSDMFQRQKEYWLKQLEGEVPVLNMPLDYERKEQSFLGRAIKFTIPPRVLEKLEKIGEAQQLTNNVMLFQLYAMLLSSYTKQQELMIGSLVAGRRHADIENTIGMFTNFLPIKIHLNPEESFAGNLHHTKQTLLEAYDHQDYPYDQMAEALQPVIKPNRNPFFDTMLIYHNEYDPNIKIEAGGLTFETYEFAKGISKLDMKMDVVKEVTGELKCVLQYNRSLFTHESMQAFVSHFISLAEKAAEEPEKRIKDIPVLSQKEQEEAERKRERESNRVISCPLTICSNFTADPIVPYLKWWGEQFDINLDIKLSPYGQVFQELLNEESLLSRQKNGANLLLIRLEDMAGDSGLSLEERMAHVQYNSDELLSIMKQKKKEVPYFIGLLPLENVKEQELRDILVQSQQNWIAQLAGETDVHLIDLRQLRQTYQLDAIFDPQSERAARIPFTEEFYAAMGTRVAREFTAWLKPPFKAAAIDCDGTLWSGTVSEAGAEGVMITPAHRALQQFLKRKQEEGLLLVLSSRNNEEDVWNVFERHPDMILKKEDFVLSRINWDEKARNMKEMADELNISVDRFIFLDDDPAQCLEMNERLPEVLTLLLPSDPDSIPMFLEHVWAFDRFRVTEADQKRTERYLAAQERKIELNTSRSLEEFLSGLHLRIALTEMTEEHLPRVAQMSARINQFNMNPSVYREEQLAQRLNTDGHIGWIVEAADRFSDEGIVGAIMGIRTEDSLKLDTFLLSCRALGKGIEHKVLSGLASYARDKQLATLSLEFKDSGRNRAFSEFFAAHRFEEAAGPLKTVCQISVHDVEDRSGHIEWVSSVQPASDKTERAAANEVLPEALIENTNTQWEVLHAEKTLHSPYLIALDKNRPEHLRSILIKEHLEAGAEEDVPETEQQKILSDIWREILHLDYVGIDNDFFDLGGNSLLAVKMEVEMEKKGWYVDDLNFVKKHTIRELSKYMKRENQHA, encoded by the coding sequence ATGAGTAATTCTCATTATGCGAATCATGGAGCGGAAATTGCGGTAATCGGTATGGCAGGCCGATTTCCGGGAGCAAAAAACGTGCAGGAGTTTTGGAGCAATTTAAAAAATGCGAAAGAGACAATTTCTTTTTTCACTGATGAGGAGCTGAAAGAAGAGGGTGTTAATGAAGAGCTGCTGAATGATCCGCGATTTGTAAAAGCAAAAGGAATTGTGGAGGATGTAGATCTGTTTGACGCCGGCTTCTTTGATTATACGCCGAAGGAAGCTGCCATGATGGATCCGCAGTTCCGTATCTTTCATGAATGCGTGTGGACCGCCTTGGAAGACGCCGGCTACGATCCTTTCACTTATAAAGGGCAGATCGGCCTTTATACCGGAGCGGGCCTCAATGCAGAGTGGGTGCTGAGGGCTCTTCAGGGGGCAAAGTCTGGAGAAGACTCAAAGACGCTGGAAACAGCTGTTTTGAATATGAGAGATTACATGGCAACACTTATTTCTTATAAGCTTAACCTGAAAGGGCCGAGCATGATGGTGCAGACTGCTTGCTCAACCTCGATGGTTTCTATTCACCTTGCTGCTCAGGCTTTGTTAAATGGGGACTGCCATATGGCGGTTGCAGGCGGAGTCTCTATCCGCCTCCCGCAAAAATCCGGGTATCTCTATCAAGAAGGTATGATCCATTCTCCAGACGGGCATTGCCGCGTCTTTGATGATGAGGCGGCAGGCACAGTATTTGGAGACGGGGCAGGAGCGGTCATTTTAAAAACGCTTGAAGATGCTGAAGCAGACGGAGATCATATTTATGCTGTAATAAAAGGCACTGCGATCAATAATGACGGCAGCAGAAAGGTTGGATATACAGCGCCGAGCACCAAAGGCCAGGTAACAGCGGTCAAAACAGCCCTGCACATGGCCGAGGTGGAGCCTGAAACCATTACCTATGTCGAGGCTCACGGCACAGGGACGACACTCGGTGATCCGATAGAAATTGAAGCATTAAAACAAGCTTACCAAACGGACCGTCGCGGCTACTGCAGAATTGGTTCTGTCAAATCCAACATCGGTCATTTAAATGATGCGTCTGGTGTAGCTGGATTTATGAAAGCAGTTCTAAGCTTAAAGTATAAAGTGATTCCGCCGACTCTGAATTTCGAAAAGCCAAACGCCAAAATCGATTTTGAGCAATCACCATTTGTCGTCAATACGAAACTCACCCCTTGGGAAGAAAATGAGTTCCCGCGCAGAGCGGGTGTTAGCTCATTTGGCATTGGGGGAACAAATGCCCATGTCATTTTAGAGGAAGCGCCTGCACAGCAAAAGGCAGCGGAAAGACATGATGCTGAACTCTTATTGCTGTCAGCCAAAACACCGGCCGCTTTAAACAGCATGACAGACCGGCTGTCAAATTATTTGGTGAAAAATCCGCAGGCCAATTTGGCAGATGCGGCATATACCCTCAAAGTAGGGCGTCATTCGTTTCCTTATAAAAAAGCGATTGTGGCAGCGGATGTGCCTGAGCTTCTTCAGGCTATTCATGAAAATGACTATGAGTCTGTTAAAACCGGCAGCTCTCAATCTGCAAGCCGGCCCGTTGTCTTTCTTTTTCCGGGACAGGGGGCGCAGTATGTTGATATGGCTAAAGGGCTTTACGATACTGTATCGATTTTTAAGGAAGAGCTCGATGCCTGTTTTGACATATTAAAAAATCATATGGACACAGATCCGAGCACGGTGCTTTTCTCTGACAATAATCAGCATGATGCAAAATTGATTAACCAAACTGAATATACGCAGCCTCTGCTGTTCTGTATCGAATATGCACTTGCAAAAATGCTGATCCATTGGGGGATTAAGCCGAAAGCAATGGCGGGACACAGCATCGGTGAGTATACGGCTGCAGCCATTTCGGGTGTGCTCTCATTAGAAGATGCTCTTGACATCATCAGCTATCGAGGGGCAGCACTCCAAAATCTGCCGTCCGGTTCTATGCTTAGCGTTTCCTTAAGTGAAGCAGACATCAAACCGTATACAGACGGAACCATTTCAATCGCTGCTGTGAATGCATCGGATTCATGTGTTGTATCAGGAGAATCAAGTGTGATTGATGCATTGGAAAGGAAGCTGAACGCTGAAGGACACAGCTGCAGAAAGCTTCATACATCACATGCCTTCCATTCGTATATGATGGAACCGGTTTTAGAAAGCATGAAACAAAAGCTCTCAGCCTATCAATTTAAAAAACAAAAAATCCCGTTTGTCTCAAATGTAACCGGAGACTGGATCACTGATGAGGAAGCTGGAGATCCGTCATATTGGGCTGATCATTTGCGGGGAACCGTTAGATTTATGAACTGCGCAAAACGCTTAAAAGAAGAGCTGGATCCAATTTTTATAGAGGTCGGCCCTGGAAATGCGCTGCGTTCGTTTGTCAGCAAATTGTATCAGGCAGAGGACAAGCAGCACATTGCAATCCAGCTGATGAGGCATCCAAAGGAGGCAGCTTCTGATTACCGTTACTTGCTGAGCAGACTGGGTGAGATGTGGCTGCACGGGGTGCCGGTCGATTGGACAGCTTTTTATGATCAGGAGCAATGCCAGCTTATTCCGCTTCCAACATATCCTTTTGAAAGAGAAAGATACTGGATTGGCCGGACAAAAGAACAGGCGGGAACACCGGTGGAAGAAAATTTTCAGCTTTTGGTGCCTGAGCAAGCAAATGACGGGAAGACAGCGGATACAGAATCAGATGTTCAATTTAATGAGACAGAGGCGGTCTTGGCTGCTATGTGGAAGGACATTCTCGGAGTCAAACGTGTCACATTAGATACCCATTTCTTTGAAACAGGCGGCCATTCATTGAACGCCGCTGGTCTGATTTCCCGCATTCACAAGGAATTTGGAGCGGAGCTTACGCTAAGCGATGTGTTCCAGCACCCGACAATCCGTGGGCTTGCCGCACTTATTGAGCGCGCTGACCGAAACCAATATACATCCATTCAGCCTTCAGAGAAAAAAGACGTATACAGGCTGTCAGCAGCACAGCGGAGAACGTATTTGATTCATCAGAGAATCGGGCAAGTCACCACATATAACATGCCGATGGCTCTTTTATGCTTCGGGAAAATTGATGCCGCCCGCTTTGAGGACACATTCAAAAAGCTGATCGAAAGGCATGAAACACTGCGTACAACGTTTGAAATTAAGGATGGAGAACCTGTGCAGCGAATCCATCAGAACTTTGAATTTTCGATTGAACAAACCGAAGCGAAAATGGATGAGCTTGATGACGAAATCAGTTCATTTATACGGCCGTTTGATCTTAAAGTTTCTCCATTAATTCGGGTGAAATTCGTCAAAATCGAGGAAGAAAAACATGCGTTGCTTGTTGATATGCATAATATTGTGGCGGACGGCGCCTCGATGAATATTTTTATAAAAGAATTTACCCAATTATATAGAGGGGAACAGCTCCCGGAAAACATCATTCAGTATAAAGATTATGCGGAGTGGCAGCAGACATTTTTTAATAGTGACATGTTTCAACGCCAAAAAGAGTATTGGCTGAAGCAGCTTGAGGGTGAAGTGCCTGTGCTGAATATGCCTCTTGATTATGAACGAAAAGAACAAAGCTTTCTAGGCAGGGCAATTAAGTTTACAATCCCGCCGCGCGTTTTAGAAAAGCTTGAGAAAATCGGAGAGGCGCAGCAGCTGACCAACAATGTCATGCTGTTTCAGCTCTATGCCATGCTTTTGTCCAGCTATACAAAACAGCAGGAGCTGATGATTGGGTCATTGGTGGCAGGCAGGCGTCATGCGGATATTGAGAATACGATCGGCATGTTTACAAACTTTTTGCCGATCAAAATTCATTTGAATCCTGAAGAATCGTTTGCCGGCAACCTTCATCACACAAAACAAACGTTGCTTGAAGCTTATGACCACCAGGATTATCCGTACGATCAAATGGCAGAAGCCCTGCAGCCGGTGATCAAGCCGAACCGCAACCCTTTCTTTGATACCATGCTGATCTATCATAATGAGTATGACCCGAATATAAAAATAGAGGCTGGCGGATTAACATTTGAAACATACGAATTCGCAAAGGGCATTTCAAAGCTTGATATGAAAATGGACGTCGTGAAGGAAGTGACGGGAGAGCTTAAATGTGTGCTTCAATACAACCGGTCGCTTTTCACTCATGAATCCATGCAGGCATTTGTTTCTCATTTTATCTCTCTTGCTGAAAAAGCTGCAGAAGAGCCTGAAAAACGCATAAAGGACATTCCGGTGCTGAGCCAAAAAGAGCAGGAAGAGGCCGAACGGAAAAGGGAGAGAGAGTCAAACCGAGTCATCTCGTGCCCATTAACCATTTGTTCCAATTTTACGGCTGATCCGATTGTGCCTTACCTAAAATGGTGGGGCGAACAGTTTGATATCAATCTAGATATAAAGCTGTCTCCTTACGGTCAGGTGTTTCAAGAATTGCTTAATGAAGAAAGCTTGCTGTCACGGCAAAAAAATGGTGCCAATCTGCTGTTGATTCGCCTTGAGGATATGGCAGGGGATTCTGGTCTTTCTTTGGAAGAAAGAATGGCTCACGTTCAATATAATTCAGATGAACTGCTCTCCATCATGAAACAAAAGAAAAAGGAAGTGCCTTACTTCATAGGATTGCTTCCGCTGGAAAATGTGAAAGAGCAGGAGCTCCGGGACATCCTTGTGCAATCCCAGCAGAATTGGATCGCGCAGCTTGCTGGAGAAACGGATGTACATTTGATTGATCTCCGCCAGCTGCGCCAAACATACCAGCTTGATGCCATATTTGACCCGCAAAGTGAAAGAGCGGCAAGAATACCGTTCACTGAAGAATTTTATGCGGCAATGGGAACACGCGTGGCACGTGAGTTTACGGCATGGCTCAAACCGCCATTTAAAGCGGCCGCCATCGATTGTGACGGCACTTTATGGAGCGGCACCGTGTCTGAAGCTGGAGCGGAAGGGGTCATGATTACTCCTGCCCACCGAGCGCTGCAGCAATTTTTAAAGAGAAAACAAGAAGAGGGTCTGCTTCTTGTGCTTTCAAGCAGAAATAATGAAGAAGACGTCTGGAATGTGTTTGAACGTCATCCAGATATGATTTTGAAGAAAGAGGACTTTGTCCTGTCACGCATTAATTGGGATGAGAAAGCCAGAAACATGAAAGAAATGGCTGATGAGCTGAACATTTCAGTGGATCGGTTCATATTCTTAGATGATGATCCGGCTCAATGCCTGGAAATGAACGAACGCCTGCCAGAGGTTCTGACCTTGCTTCTGCCGTCTGATCCAGATTCTATTCCGATGTTCTTAGAACATGTCTGGGCATTTGATAGATTCAGAGTGACAGAAGCTGATCAAAAGCGCACGGAACGATATTTGGCAGCACAAGAAAGAAAAATAGAGCTGAATACGTCCCGTTCGCTTGAAGAATTTCTTTCCGGCTTACACCTGCGTATCGCCTTGACTGAGATGACAGAAGAGCATTTGCCGCGAGTTGCTCAAATGAGTGCGAGAATCAATCAGTTCAATATGAATCCATCAGTCTATCGTGAAGAGCAGCTTGCCCAGCGGCTCAATACGGACGGCCATATCGGCTGGATCGTTGAAGCAGCGGACAGATTCAGTGATGAAGGCATCGTTGGTGCAATCATGGGGATTCGAACAGAAGATTCATTAAAGCTAGATACTTTTCTGCTCAGCTGCCGCGCACTAGGCAAAGGAATTGAACATAAAGTGCTGTCAGGCCTTGCTTCATATGCACGGGATAAACAGCTTGCGACGTTGTCCTTGGAGTTTAAGGATTCAGGCAGAAACCGCGCCTTTTCTGAGTTTTTTGCTGCACATCGTTTTGAGGAAGCAGCGGGTCCGTTAAAAACAGTTTGTCAAATCTCTGTGCATGATGTTGAGGATCGAAGCGGGCATATTGAATGGGTATCATCTGTGCAACCTGCATCGGACAAAACGGAGAGAGCGGCTGCCAATGAAGTATTGCCGGAAGCTTTGATTGAAAACACAAACACTCAGTGGGAAGTGCTGCATGCTGAGAAAACCTTGCATTCTCCATATTTAATCGCCTTAGATAAAAACCGACCAGAGCATTTGCGGTCTATATTAATAAAGGAACATTTAGAAGCCGGAGCAGAAGAAGACGTGCCGGAGACAGAACAGCAAAAAATTCTCTCAGATATTTGGAGGGAAATTCTCCACTTGGATTATGTAGGAATTGACAACGATTTCTTTGATTTGGGAGGAAATTCGCTGCTCGCTGTCAAAATGGAAGTAGAGATGGAAAAGAAAGGCTGGTATGTTGATGATTTGAATTTTGTGAAAAAACACACGATAAGAGAATTATCTAAATATATGAAGAGGGAGAATCAGCATGCATAA